A window of Prolixibacter sp. SD074 contains these coding sequences:
- a CDS encoding N-acetylmuramoyl-L-alanine amidase, whose amino-acid sequence MYIINLFHFRKTRRPLRTISRLLGMVILFSCPAYSQPENEPAYKLKTVVLDAGHGGRDPGAMVGKLMEKDIALDIVLKLGHYIKEYLPNVKVVYTRDSDYFVPLYKRAEIANKIKADLFISVHVNICGSPSIHGTESYALGLHRTEDNLEVAKKENSVILLEKDHTTRYEGFDPNSSESYIMFELVQNEFLDQSLMFASDVQNQFRTRAARHDRGVRQAGFLVLRETSMPSVLIETGYMSNKKELNYLESDNGRALIASAIFRAFRNYRKTIEARSNYHTQVAENKKEGLKPTIDPVVVSTRDTLDLYKGLVFAIQIAASKRELKPESNNFKGVNDLYRIKTDDIYRYLTCASEKEDEVQDELKEVQKKFPDAYVVAYENGHPVSIQKARKKAAAKH is encoded by the coding sequence ATGTACATTATAAATCTCTTCCACTTTCGAAAAACACGAAGGCCGCTGAGAACCATTTCTCGGTTATTGGGAATGGTTATTCTTTTTTCCTGTCCGGCGTATTCACAACCAGAAAACGAGCCTGCATATAAACTAAAGACGGTTGTATTGGATGCGGGGCACGGTGGGCGCGACCCCGGTGCCATGGTAGGAAAATTAATGGAAAAGGACATCGCGCTCGACATTGTATTAAAACTTGGACATTATATAAAGGAATACCTACCCAATGTGAAGGTGGTGTACACACGCGATAGCGATTACTTTGTCCCATTATATAAACGGGCAGAAATTGCCAATAAAATAAAGGCGGACTTATTCATTTCTGTGCATGTTAATATTTGTGGCAGTCCGTCCATCCACGGTACCGAAAGTTATGCACTGGGACTACACCGAACGGAGGACAACCTGGAGGTAGCCAAGAAAGAGAACAGCGTTATCTTGCTGGAGAAGGATCATACGACACGGTACGAAGGTTTTGACCCTAATTCCTCCGAATCATATATTATGTTCGAATTGGTTCAAAATGAATTTCTGGATCAAAGCCTGATGTTTGCTTCCGATGTACAGAATCAGTTCAGAACAAGAGCTGCCAGACATGACAGGGGAGTCCGTCAGGCAGGATTTCTTGTGCTTCGGGAAACCTCGATGCCCAGTGTTTTGATTGAGACGGGTTATATGAGCAACAAAAAGGAGCTGAATTACCTGGAAAGCGACAATGGAAGGGCCCTGATAGCATCAGCAATATTCCGTGCATTCCGAAATTACCGAAAAACCATCGAGGCCCGCAGCAACTATCACACACAGGTTGCAGAAAACAAAAAAGAGGGGCTGAAGCCAACCATTGACCCGGTTGTTGTTTCAACTCGTGATACCCTTGATTTATATAAAGGATTAGTATTTGCCATTCAGATTGCTGCTTCGAAACGGGAACTAAAACCAGAATCTAATAATTTCAAGGGAGTCAACGACCTCTATCGAATTAAGACGGACGATATTTACAGATACCTCACCTGCGCCTCGGAAAAAGAAGATGAGGTTCAGGATGAACTAAAAGAGGTTCAAAAGAAGTTCCCCGATGCCTATGTAGTAGCTTATGAAAATGGCCATCCTGTCTCAATACAAAAAGCCCGCAAAAAAGCCGCGGCGAAACACTAA
- a CDS encoding MlaD family protein yields the protein MKINKTAKIGLLTLGSLAILIWGVNFLKGRDIFKSETIFYAQYRNVGGLEASSDVRLNGFKVGYVRDIYFKEDHSGNLMVKLAINKHFEIPKGTVAEIVSTDILGSRSVQLTLGKSNEYYQSYDTLRTSVEADLKQQVSDELAPIKAKAENLLASLDSAITVVTYVFNERTRENLRESFAHTNNTILNLEQTSKNLNMLVAEQKENISAIIANIRKISETLNNNADNIDNIMKNLSNVSDTLSALQLQASLNRFNDMLTNLDSIMAKVNNREGSLGLLVNDPLLYNNLNRISQNLNRLLIDLRQNPKRFIHFSAFDLGKEIYLTPKHTSQPNEDVKFRVLLVSSTSAIPLESSLFKPFKDVEEVKSGKYFTYFTGNDSSIEKIRSILNKAQNVFPDASIVAFKNGKKIRLERALKKVNK from the coding sequence ATGAAAATTAATAAGACCGCAAAAATCGGCTTACTCACGTTGGGAAGCCTTGCCATACTCATCTGGGGGGTCAACTTCCTGAAAGGGCGAGATATCTTCAAATCCGAAACCATATTCTATGCCCAATACCGCAATGTTGGCGGCCTCGAAGCGTCTTCAGATGTACGCCTGAATGGATTTAAAGTGGGATATGTAAGAGACATCTATTTCAAGGAAGACCACTCAGGTAACCTAATGGTCAAACTGGCCATCAACAAGCACTTTGAAATTCCCAAAGGAACAGTTGCGGAGATCGTCAGCACAGACATTTTAGGCTCACGATCAGTACAATTAACCCTGGGAAAAAGCAACGAATATTATCAGTCATACGATACCCTGCGCACATCGGTTGAAGCCGATTTAAAACAACAGGTAAGTGACGAGTTGGCTCCCATAAAGGCGAAAGCCGAAAACCTGCTGGCATCACTCGACTCAGCCATTACCGTAGTTACCTATGTGTTTAATGAACGCACACGCGAAAATCTCAGGGAAAGTTTTGCACACACCAATAATACGATTCTCAACCTCGAACAAACATCGAAAAACCTGAATATGTTGGTGGCCGAACAAAAGGAAAATATATCGGCTATCATAGCCAACATACGGAAAATAAGTGAGACCTTGAATAACAACGCCGATAACATTGATAATATCATGAAGAACCTGTCAAATGTTAGCGACACACTTTCAGCCTTGCAGCTACAGGCATCTTTAAACCGTTTCAATGATATGTTAACCAACCTCGACTCAATTATGGCCAAAGTGAACAACCGGGAAGGCAGTTTGGGACTTTTGGTAAATGATCCTCTACTTTACAATAACTTGAACCGGATTAGTCAAAACCTGAATCGCTTATTAATCGATTTGCGTCAAAATCCGAAACGCTTTATTCACTTTTCGGCCTTCGATTTGGGTAAGGAAATTTATCTTACCCCAAAGCATACTTCGCAACCCAATGAGGATGTGAAATTTAGGGTTCTCTTAGTGAGCAGCACTTCAGCAATCCCACTAGAATCATCTCTGTTTAAGCCATTTAAAGATGTAGAAGAAGTGAAATCAGGTAAGTATTTTACGTACTTTACCGGAAACGATTCGTCTATTGAAAAAATTAGAAGCATTCTAAATAAAGCACAAAATGTCTTTCCCGACGCTTCGATCGTAGCATTCAAAAACGGGAAAAAAATCAGATTAGAGAGAGCGTTAAAAAAGGTTAACAAATAA
- the dnaA gene encoding chromosomal replication initiator protein DnaA translates to MNNDHEKAWENCLRIVKDNVPAISFRTWFEPIVPVKLEENVLTIQVPSPFFYEYLEEQYIDILRKTLRKELGPGAKLEYSVVVDNNNTVDSKPYTVKLPTNNNKSIKNRPLSAPLTQEEKSIKNPFVIPGIQKLHIDPQLKMDNTFENFVEGECNRLARSAGFAVAQNPGGTAFNPLMIYGNSGLGKTHLAQAIGIEVKEHYPEKIVLYVNANKFQTQFAEATRNNNRNDFLHFYQMIDVLIIDDVQEFAGKEKTQETFFHIFNHLHQTGKQLILTSDKPPIELKGLEQRLLSRFKWGLTADLQIPDFETRMNILRKKIYKDGIEIPEEVLEYVASHINTNVRELEGALISLLAQATLNKKEITLDLAIKMVNKLVKNTRREISIDFITKVVCDYFGMPAENLQEKTRKREVVQARQIAMFFSKNMTKSSLASIGSQIGGKDHATVLHACKTVSNLKDTDKNFRVYIDEIERKLKM, encoded by the coding sequence ATGAACAACGACCATGAAAAAGCCTGGGAAAATTGCCTCAGGATTGTAAAGGACAACGTTCCTGCCATTAGTTTTCGGACATGGTTTGAACCTATTGTTCCGGTTAAACTGGAAGAGAATGTATTGACGATTCAGGTACCGAGTCCGTTTTTTTACGAGTACCTGGAAGAACAATACATTGACATTTTACGTAAGACACTGCGAAAAGAATTAGGGCCGGGTGCAAAACTGGAATACAGCGTTGTGGTTGATAACAACAACACTGTTGACAGCAAACCCTACACTGTTAAGTTACCGACTAACAATAACAAAAGCATTAAGAACCGGCCACTTTCAGCTCCCCTCACTCAGGAAGAAAAATCAATCAAAAATCCGTTTGTGATTCCTGGTATCCAGAAGTTGCACATCGATCCGCAACTTAAAATGGATAATACCTTTGAAAATTTCGTGGAAGGAGAATGCAACCGACTGGCAAGAAGCGCCGGTTTTGCGGTCGCACAAAATCCGGGAGGAACAGCCTTCAATCCCCTGATGATTTACGGAAACTCGGGACTAGGGAAAACCCATTTGGCGCAAGCTATCGGGATTGAAGTAAAAGAGCATTATCCTGAAAAGATCGTATTATATGTAAATGCCAACAAATTCCAGACACAGTTCGCCGAAGCGACCCGGAACAATAACCGTAACGATTTCCTGCACTTTTATCAAATGATTGACGTATTGATTATTGATGACGTGCAGGAATTCGCCGGCAAGGAAAAGACACAGGAAACATTTTTCCACATCTTTAACCATCTGCATCAAACCGGGAAACAGCTTATTCTAACATCGGATAAGCCACCGATTGAACTGAAAGGACTGGAACAGCGTCTTTTGTCGCGCTTCAAATGGGGATTAACTGCTGATTTACAAATCCCCGATTTTGAGACCCGCATGAATATCTTGCGGAAGAAAATCTATAAGGACGGTATTGAAATACCCGAAGAGGTGCTCGAATACGTCGCTTCGCATATCAATACCAATGTCCGTGAACTGGAGGGAGCACTAATTTCGCTCCTCGCCCAGGCAACCCTGAACAAAAAGGAGATTACACTCGACCTCGCCATCAAGATGGTCAACAAGCTGGTAAAAAACACCCGGCGCGAAATCTCCATCGACTTTATTACAAAGGTAGTCTGCGATTACTTTGGAATGCCGGCCGAAAACTTACAGGAAAAAACGCGGAAACGTGAAGTTGTACAAGCCCGGCAGATTGCCATGTTCTTTTCAAAGAACATGACCAAATCGTCGCTGGCATCTATCGGTTCGCAAATTGGCGGGAAAGACCATGCAACCGTATTACACGCCTGTAAAACGGTTAGTAACCTGAAAGATACGGACAAAAATTTCAGGGTATACATCGACGAAATTGAACGCAAGCTGAAGATGTAA
- a CDS encoding DMT family transporter: MHYLLLSILSSTLIFFIFKFLEKYKADLFLVILLNYITASILGFQLVPHLPTLTKIIKAGWLPYALLIGILFIAIFFLIARSSQKAGITITALAAKLSMVAPILYSILFFGERVTIFRILGIATAILAVLLAIYKRNGKTSRSAILLPVIIFLGTGAVDSMVKYVQQVYVRGTTTAVFTTVLFATAGIIGLLVMLFKRPRWKEFFRVPVIAGGIFLGAANFGSLYFMMHALSYSGLASSVVFGLNNMCIVAFSTILGMLFFREKLSTVNWTGIILSFISIFILVYI; encoded by the coding sequence ATGCACTACCTGCTGTTAAGTATCCTGTCGTCGACGCTTATCTTTTTCATATTCAAATTTCTGGAAAAGTACAAAGCCGATCTGTTCCTGGTTATCCTGCTAAATTACATTACCGCGTCGATACTCGGTTTCCAGTTGGTCCCTCACCTACCAACGCTAACTAAGATAATAAAAGCCGGCTGGTTGCCATACGCGCTGCTCATCGGCATTTTATTCATTGCCATCTTTTTCCTTATTGCCCGGTCTTCACAAAAAGCGGGTATTACCATCACAGCATTGGCGGCCAAACTTTCAATGGTGGCGCCCATACTCTACTCCATTCTGTTCTTTGGCGAACGGGTAACTATCTTCCGGATACTGGGAATTGCCACAGCCATTCTTGCCGTACTCTTGGCAATTTATAAACGAAACGGCAAAACCAGCCGGAGTGCCATCTTACTTCCGGTCATCATTTTTCTGGGTACCGGAGCGGTTGACTCGATGGTAAAATATGTACAACAAGTATACGTGCGAGGAACTACCACAGCTGTTTTCACAACCGTGTTGTTTGCCACTGCAGGAATTATCGGATTACTGGTGATGCTGTTCAAGCGCCCCCGATGGAAAGAATTTTTCCGAGTGCCGGTTATTGCCGGAGGAATTTTCCTGGGGGCCGCCAACTTTGGTTCGCTCTATTTCATGATGCACGCCCTTTCATATAGTGGACTGGCAAGCTCGGTAGTTTTCGGCCTGAACAATATGTGCATCGTCGCCTTCTCCACCATCCTCGGCATGCTCTTCTTCCGCGAAAAGCTGAGTACCGTTAACTGGACCGGGATTATTCTCTCATTCATCAGTATCTTTATCCTCGTTTACATCTGA
- a CDS encoding YigZ family protein: MEATDTYLTIADPSEGLYKDKGSKFIAYAYPVFTEDEIKEILSEIKKNHHNARHHCYAWRLGADMERYRANDDGEPSGTAGRPILGQIRSKGLTNILIVVVRYFGGTLLGVSGLIKAYGTAAADALGQAQITKRIIEDLVEVKFEYPAMNNVMKIIKDDNLEQLETQFELSCRIVLAIRQSVTETITEKLSSLEQTKVERVGIR; encoded by the coding sequence ATGGAAGCAACCGATACATACCTGACCATTGCCGACCCATCCGAAGGACTCTACAAGGATAAGGGTAGTAAATTCATCGCTTATGCTTATCCCGTTTTCACAGAAGACGAAATCAAGGAAATTCTGAGCGAGATTAAGAAGAATCACCACAATGCACGGCACCATTGCTATGCCTGGCGATTGGGAGCCGATATGGAGCGCTATCGGGCCAATGACGACGGTGAACCTTCGGGAACTGCCGGCCGGCCAATCCTCGGGCAAATTCGCTCGAAGGGGCTGACCAATATTCTCATTGTGGTCGTCCGGTATTTTGGCGGAACACTATTAGGCGTGAGTGGCCTCATTAAAGCTTACGGAACAGCTGCCGCCGATGCACTGGGGCAAGCACAAATCACCAAAAGGATCATCGAAGATTTGGTCGAAGTGAAATTTGAATACCCGGCCATGAACAATGTCATGAAAATTATCAAGGACGATAACCTGGAGCAACTCGAAACTCAATTTGAACTTTCGTGCCGGATCGTGCTGGCCATCCGTCAGTCGGTAACTGAAACCATCACCGAAAAGTTGTCATCACTGGAGCAAACTAAAGTCGAACGCGTTGGCATCCGATAA
- the pyrB gene encoding aspartate carbamoyltransferase yields the protein MNAKNLISITDFSKEEYLRIMDLAADFEANPDQRLLDGKVVATLFFEPSTRTRLSFETAINRLGGEIIGFTDSSSSSVTKGETLHDTIKMVSNYADLIVMRHPLEGSARYASEVSNVPVINAGDGANQHPTQTLLDLYSIVKTQGSLNDINLFMVGDLKYGRTVHSLLMAMSHFENPIFNFIAPPELAMPNEYKLYLRSKGMRYFEHTEFTDIINEADIIYMTRVQKERFPDPVDYEKVKNVYILRNKMLKHTKDNMRILHPLPRVNEIHTDVDSNPKAYYFDQARNGVYTRMAIIAHLLNLK from the coding sequence ATGAACGCAAAAAATCTGATTTCAATTACTGACTTTTCGAAAGAAGAATACCTGCGCATCATGGATTTGGCCGCCGATTTTGAAGCCAATCCCGATCAGCGTCTTCTTGACGGAAAAGTGGTAGCCACCCTTTTCTTTGAACCATCCACCCGCACACGCCTGAGTTTCGAAACGGCCATTAACCGTTTGGGTGGAGAAATCATTGGTTTTACCGATTCGTCTTCCTCCAGTGTAACCAAAGGGGAAACACTGCATGATACCATCAAAATGGTGAGCAACTACGCCGACCTGATCGTCATGCGGCATCCGCTCGAAGGGAGTGCCCGTTATGCATCCGAAGTATCGAATGTGCCGGTGATAAATGCCGGCGACGGCGCCAATCAGCATCCAACGCAAACGCTCCTGGACCTGTATTCTATCGTAAAAACACAGGGTAGCCTCAACGACATTAACCTTTTCATGGTAGGAGACCTGAAGTACGGCCGGACCGTTCACAGTTTGCTCATGGCCATGTCGCATTTCGAAAATCCAATTTTCAACTTTATCGCACCGCCTGAACTGGCCATGCCCAACGAATACAAGCTGTACCTCCGGTCGAAAGGCATGCGCTATTTCGAACACACCGAGTTTACTGATATCATCAACGAGGCAGACATTATTTACATGACACGGGTTCAGAAAGAGCGCTTCCCCGACCCGGTCGATTACGAGAAGGTAAAAAACGTTTATATTCTGCGCAACAAGATGTTGAAGCACACCAAGGACAACATGCGGATTCTGCACCCACTCCCACGGGTTAATGAAATCCACACCGATGTGGACAGCAACCCTAAAGCTTACTATTTCGATCAGGCCCGAAACGGTGTTTATACCCGTATGGCTATCATCGCCCATCTGTTGAACCTGAAATAA
- the pyrI gene encoding aspartate carbamoyltransferase regulatory subunit — MKKQLNVSAIKQGTVIDHIPSTALFKVISILKLDHCKDMVTFGNNLDSKVMDGKAIIKVENRFFKDKEINKIALVAPHAKLNTIKDYEVVGKYVVEIPDEIQDIARCFNPKCITNHENIDTYFEVISKSPVALKCRYCEKITHQDQMEIK, encoded by the coding sequence ATGAAAAAACAATTAAACGTAAGTGCCATTAAGCAAGGTACCGTTATCGATCATATCCCCTCCACTGCTCTTTTTAAAGTCATTTCCATACTGAAACTTGACCACTGCAAGGACATGGTGACTTTTGGAAATAACCTCGACAGCAAGGTGATGGATGGGAAAGCCATCATCAAAGTGGAAAACCGGTTCTTTAAGGACAAAGAGATTAACAAAATTGCGCTGGTGGCACCACACGCCAAGCTCAACACCATCAAAGATTATGAAGTGGTTGGAAAATACGTAGTGGAAATTCCGGATGAAATACAGGATATCGCGCGTTGCTTCAATCCCAAATGCATCACCAACCACGAAAACATTGACACCTATTTTGAGGTGATTTCGAAATCGCCGGTGGCGCTGAAATGTCGTTACTGTGAAAAAATCACGCATCAGGATCAGATGGAAATCAAATAG
- a CDS encoding GAF domain-containing protein, translating into MQTDFQNILNGIKPLFDDGKSREQLLAGICATLKEKVYHYDWIGFYLLDESTNQLVLGPSVGKPTEHTHIPVGKGVCGQVAESGLTKVVQDVSEENNYIACSIDVQSEIVVPVMKNGKFVAEIDIDSHSAGPFTEEDEQFLGAICEMVAGRF; encoded by the coding sequence ATGCAAACTGATTTTCAAAATATCCTGAACGGCATAAAACCGTTGTTTGATGACGGTAAGAGCCGCGAACAGCTGCTGGCCGGCATTTGTGCAACATTGAAAGAAAAGGTTTACCATTACGACTGGATCGGTTTTTATCTGCTTGATGAAAGCACCAACCAACTGGTATTGGGCCCCTCTGTTGGAAAACCAACCGAACATACGCATATCCCGGTAGGAAAAGGCGTTTGCGGACAAGTTGCCGAAAGTGGCCTGACCAAAGTTGTTCAGGATGTCAGTGAAGAAAATAACTACATCGCTTGTAGCATCGATGTGCAGAGCGAAATTGTGGTGCCGGTAATGAAAAACGGAAAATTTGTAGCCGAAATCGATATCGATTCGCACTCGGCCGGACCGTTTACCGAAGAAGACGAGCAGTTTCTCGGGGCCATTTGCGAAATGGTGGCCGGACGGTTCTGA
- a CDS encoding DUF4293 domain-containing protein has protein sequence MLQRIQSIYLLGALLLIAALFFVPFAEIIGGDGAIYVFDRAGVYLQEARNPEIIYSGLPIQILLGIIVLVNLVTIFSFKKRIRQIRLSVFNILLMIGLSGVIFYFTSRSASLLNGKYSFEPSLVMPLIAVVLTYLAIRNIGRDEALVRSIDRIR, from the coding sequence ATGTTACAACGAATACAATCCATTTATCTGTTGGGCGCGCTGCTGTTGATAGCAGCCCTGTTTTTCGTTCCCTTTGCTGAGATAATCGGCGGTGACGGCGCTATTTATGTTTTCGACAGAGCGGGCGTTTACCTGCAGGAAGCCAGGAACCCGGAAATCATCTATAGTGGACTTCCCATTCAGATCTTACTGGGAATTATTGTGCTGGTGAACCTGGTCACAATTTTTTCGTTCAAGAAGAGGATTCGTCAGATCCGATTGTCTGTTTTCAATATCTTGCTGATGATTGGCCTGTCGGGCGTTATCTTTTATTTTACCTCGCGCAGCGCCAGTTTACTGAATGGTAAGTACAGCTTTGAACCCAGTTTGGTGATGCCATTAATTGCGGTGGTTTTAACTTATCTGGCCATCCGGAATATCGGCCGTGACGAAGCGCTGGTTCGTTCCATTGATCGCATCCGGTAA